From the genome of Lutzomyia longipalpis isolate SR_M1_2022 chromosome 2, ASM2433408v1, one region includes:
- the LOC129790183 gene encoding G-protein coupled receptor Mth-like — MGAVGALILSLTLLVPTISARLHKCCPLGYEFSVIVDPNGQQSYDCMPERENVTVFDENDFFGDFSIGGDRMRFPMCANDRMLLFRFTRELISVSPNSCVDIVQGDYILLTCSVDQTSPDPLTVLSVRKCCGQEFVYDLRAQQCVLGGNSSVTDLLPRRSSPLFVRGAPVCRENEVMVMYESKIHKIALSGATLMITTFDRGRPVSEFVDPSAFCVESAPEQEDNMRWMVRVCRHESICQKIPCIRKCCDHGKKMARVNNVAACLDHSVDIRPIFHLLEGEDFPESEPPTVQPEEFGIRHGQQCEKYILDGSNPQDYHYINAKTGHVHLDKLKPITEAGYCVDFVEFAPDNIELRTFLCFETPPGHSKEHFMVYAIGLSISCLFLAATLLVYACLPKLMNLHGKTLVSHVLSLLIAYAGLSYIQFGTDFQPKFCHTVAMFIYFSFLAAFSWLNVMCFDIWWTFGTVRNSRGMRKTRDGWRFACYSFYAWGIPLLLTLFTYAVDSFEWFPEEYRPNMGVRSCWFSQSNGMGHRLFFLLPVGIQIVANVVLFILTTIHCNKVKSEIHRMQKNDTEKKKRFFADKARLVMNVKLFIVMGVSWFMELLATIFREPIEMWYVSDAFNVLQGVCVFFIFVFKRNVLVAIKKRFGMMTKSTREATAATTKTTLTGSAQHISSDPYTPRYGKLSKNSSSSSVTISNNCRKF, encoded by the exons ATGGGAGCTGTTGGAGCATTAATTCTTTCTCTCACACTCTTAGTTCCCACAATTAGTGCCAGACTCCACAAGTGCTGTCCCCTTGGCTATGAGTTCAGTGTAATTGTAGATCCGAATGGTCAGCAGTCCTATGATTGCATGCCTGAACGTGAAAATGTTACTGTGTtcgatgaaaatgatttctttggGGATTTCTCCATCGGCGGCGACAGGATGCGTTTTCCAATGTGTGCGAATGATCGGATGTTGCTCTTTAGGTTTACGCGAGAGCTCATCTCTGTGTCGCCCAATAGCTGTGTGGATATAGTCCAGGGTGACTACATCCTTTTAACGTGTTCAGTTGATCAGACCAGCCCTGATCCACTCACAGTGCTCAGTGTACGGAAGTGCTGTGGTCAGGAATTTGTATACGATCTTAGGGCACAGCAGTGTGTCCTGGGAGGCAATAGCTCTGTGACAGATTTACTACCGCGAAGATCCTCGCCACTCTTTGTGCGCGGGGCCCCAGTGTGTCGTGAGAATGAAGTGATGGTGATGTatgaatcaaaaattcacaaaatcgCCCTTTCGGGTGCAACCCTCATGATCACCACCTTTGACCGCGGACGCCCTGTGTCGGAATTTGTTGATCCTTCCGCTTTTTGTGTCGAAAGTGCCCCCGAACAGGAAGACAACATGCGGTGGATGGTACGGGTGTGTCGACATGAGAGTATCTGCCAGAAGATTCCGTGTATTCGAAAGTGCTGTGATCACGGGAAGAAGATGGCCAGAGTTAACAATGTTGCAGCTTGTTTGGATCATTCGGTGGACATTCGCCCAATTTTCCATCTTCTCGAAGGGGAGGATTTCCCAGAATCCGAACCACCCACAGTTCAACCAGAAG AATTTGGCATCCGGCATGGACAGCAATGTGAAAAATACATCCTAGATGGAAGTAATCCACAAGATTATCACTACATCAATGCAAAAACTGGACATGTGCATTTAGACAAATTAAAACCAATCACCGAGGCTGGATATTGCGTggattttgttgaatttgcGCCTGATAATATTGAG TTGAGGACATTCCTTTGCTTTGAGACACCACCTGGGCACAGCAAGGAACATTTTATGGTTTATGCAATTGGTTTGAGTATCTCCTGCCTTTTTCTGGCCGCCACACTTCTTGTCTACGCCTGTTTGCCCAAG CTGATGAATCTCCATGGGAAAACATTAGTGAGTCACGTCTTGAGTCTCTTAATTGCCTACGCTGGACTCTCCTACATCCAATTTGGCACAGACTTCCAGCCTAAATTTTGCCATACTGTGG ccATGTTCATCTACTTCAGCTTCCTCGCGGCCTTTTCCTGGCTCAATGTTATGT GTTTTGATATCTGGTGGACTTTTGG aACGGTGAGGAACTCTCGTGGGATGAGAAAAACAAGAGATGGATGGCGCTTTGCTTGCTACTCATTCTATGCTTGGGGAATCCCTCTACTTCTCACCCTCTTCACGTATGCTGTGGATTCCTTTGAATGGTTCCCCGAAGAATATCGTCCAAACATGGGCGTGAGATCCTGTTGGTTTTCTC AATCCAACGGCATGGGACATAGATTGTTCTTCCTTCTTCCCGTTGGTATACAAATTGTTGCCAATGTTGTGCTGTTTATTCTAACCACCATCCATTGCAATAAAGTCAAGAGTGAAATCCATAGAATGCAGAAGAATGACACGGAGAAGAAGAAGCGCTTCTTTGCGGATAAAGCCCGTCTCGTGATGAATGTGAAGCTTTTCATTGTAATGGGCGTTTCGTGGTTCATGGAACTCCTGGCAACAATTTTCCGTGAACCCATTGAGATGTGGTACGTTTCGGATGCCTTCAATGTCCTCCAGGGTGTTTGTGTCTTTTTCATCTTTGTCTTCAAACGGAATGTCTTGGTGGCCATTAAGAAGCGCTTCGGTATGATGACCAAATCAACGCGTGAAGCTACAGCGGCTACAACCAAAACTACCCTAACTGGATCAGCGCAGCACATTTCCTCTGACCCGTATACACCACGGTATGGGAAGCTAAGTAAGAATTCCAGTAGTTCCTCCGTGACCATCTCCAACAATTGCCGAAAGTTTTGA
- the LOC129790235 gene encoding trithorax group protein osa-like isoform X1 has protein sequence MMRTMSSESKRLLKTLSLAVLLLSLCAYGDARKSPGSSRRGGSSPSRVQKPTYTQPSQSSNSHADQARLSYSGYNQQPNRAPQQPSAPAAHPAPAQQPAQNIGWNTNAQPAGGANSRPVGWNVDQPAQKQNVAPANAAAPPYPVQSGANPPPYSAVQNHGPPPPYSAQAQPNPASGYHPPPPYSPQAGVPNQPHYAGAPPPYQGGYPQQGVPPAGGYPQQPAFGQPGYGQPGYGHPNYPGGYQQPGYQGGQPVVNNYYGNQGSSGGSGWQTAALAGVGGLALYGALKPSEHNTIIIQNGTNAAPPAAAPADGAAAAAAAPAAAAPGAAPVNGSIPVNGTGTEPIYSAPLAPYPIDCTPYWNQMNQMNQANQANQANQMNQVNQSSTSTSAGTTTADVSTTTEGITSTMEITNCTAENCTTTTVVTELPTTTPIPLAIPPQCMYPQQQQPQMTNGAPLAPWPANYPAPGQPGYQPPYQPPADPYNHPPPPPSSSFQNQPVVQASNPATPANAQPVSSSVSKTLSSALLTTVTILAGVLVQL, from the exons ATGATGAGGACAATGTCATCGGAGTCAAAGAGACTCCTCAAAACACTCAGCTTGGCTGTGTTACTTCTGTCACTGTGTGCGTATGGAGATGCTAGGAAATCTCCCGGGAGCTCAAGACGTGGCGGATCTAGCCCATCGAGGGTGCAGAAACCAACGTATACTCAACCATCGCAATCATCTAATTCTCACGCTGATCAGGCTCGTCTCAGCTACTCAGGCTACAACCAACAACCAAATCGGGCACCACAGCAACCATCAGCACCAGCAGCTCATCCTGCACCAGCCCAGCAACCAGCTCAGAATATTGGATGGAATACAAATGCTCAGCCTGCAGGAGGTGCCAATAGTAGGCCCGTGGGATGGAATGTGGATCAACCGGCGCAGAAGCAGAATGTAGCGCCAGCAAATGCAGCCGCTCCTCCATATCCCGTCCAGTCTGGCGCCAATCCACCACCCTATTCTGCCGTACAGAATCACGGACCACCACCACCGTACTCCGCTCAGGCTCAACCCAATCCCGCATCAGGCTACCATCCACCACCACCCTACAGCCCACAGGCAGGTGTACCCAACCAGCCTCATTACGCTGGAGCTCCACCACCATACCAGGGTGGATATCCTCAGCAAGGTGTACCACCAG CTGGTGGTTATCCACAGCAGCCTGCTTTCGGTCAACCCGGCTACGGACAACCAGGATATGGCCATCCTAACTATCCTGGTGGCTACCAACAACCAGGATATCAAGGTGGTCAACCTGTTGTGAATAACTACTATGGAAATCAAGGTTCTTCCGGTGGATCAGGATGGCAGACAGCTGCTCTAGCTGGCGTTGGTGGTCTTGCCCTCTACGGTGCCTTGAAGCCGAGTGAACACAACACGATTATTATCCAGAATGGTACCAATGCAGCACCTCCTGCTGCAGCTCCCGCTGATGGTGCCgccgctgctgctgctgcaccaGCTGCAGCTGCTCCTGGAGCAGCTCCTGTAAATGGAAGCATCCCAGTCAATGGAACAGGCACAGAACCAATCTACTCAGCTCCTCTAGCTCCATACCCCATTGATTGCACTCCATACTGGAACCAGATGAACCAGATGAATCAAGCAAATCAGGCGAACCAGGCAAATCAGATGAATCAAGTTAATCAGTCATCAACATCCACATCAGCAGGCACAACCACAGCTGACGTATCAACTACGACAGAAGGTATTACAAGTACAATGGAAATTACTAACTGCACGGCTGAAAATTGTACCACAACAACAGTGGTAACAGAGTTACCAACAACTACTCCTATTCCCCTAGCCATTCCCCCACAATGCATGTACCCGCAACAGCAGCAGCCACAAATGACCAATGGGGCTCCTCTGGCTCCCTGGCCGGCAAATTATCCAGCTCCAGGTCAACCAGGGTATCAACCACCCTACCAACCTCCTGCAGATCCCTACAATCACCCTCCCCcaccaccatcatcatcattccaAAATCAACCTGTTGTACAGGCCTCAAATCCCGCCACACCAGCTAATGCCCAGCCTGTTAGCTCTTCAGTCTCAAAGACACTGTCTAGCGCTCTCCTAACCACAGTCACAATCCTCGCTGGTGTGCTCGTCCAACTCTAA
- the LOC129790235 gene encoding proline-rich protein 2-like isoform X2, protein MMRTMSSESKRLLKTLSLAVLLLSLCAYGDARKSPGSSRRGGSSPSRVQKPTYTQPSQSSNSHADQARLSYSGYNQQPNRAPQQPSAPAAHPAPAQQPAQNIGWNTNAQPAGGANSRPVGWNVDQPAQKQNVAPANAAAPPYPVQSGANPPPYSAVQNHGPPPPYSAQAQPNPASGYHPPPPYSPQAGVPNQPHYAGAPPPYQGGYPQQGVPPAGGYPQQPAFGQPGYGQPGYGHPNYPGGYQQPGYQGGQPVVNNYYGNQGSSGGSGWQTAALAGVGGLALYGALKPSEHNTIIIQNGTNAAPPAAAPADGAAAAAAAPAAAAPGAAPVNGSIPVNGTGTEPIYSAPLAPYPIDCTPYWNQMNQMNQANQANQANQMNQVNQSSTSTSAGTTTADVSTTTEAIPPQCMYPQQQQPQMTNGAPLAPWPANYPAPGQPGYQPPYQPPADPYNHPPPPPSSSFQNQPVVQASNPATPANAQPVSSSVSKTLSSALLTTVTILAGVLVQL, encoded by the exons ATGATGAGGACAATGTCATCGGAGTCAAAGAGACTCCTCAAAACACTCAGCTTGGCTGTGTTACTTCTGTCACTGTGTGCGTATGGAGATGCTAGGAAATCTCCCGGGAGCTCAAGACGTGGCGGATCTAGCCCATCGAGGGTGCAGAAACCAACGTATACTCAACCATCGCAATCATCTAATTCTCACGCTGATCAGGCTCGTCTCAGCTACTCAGGCTACAACCAACAACCAAATCGGGCACCACAGCAACCATCAGCACCAGCAGCTCATCCTGCACCAGCCCAGCAACCAGCTCAGAATATTGGATGGAATACAAATGCTCAGCCTGCAGGAGGTGCCAATAGTAGGCCCGTGGGATGGAATGTGGATCAACCGGCGCAGAAGCAGAATGTAGCGCCAGCAAATGCAGCCGCTCCTCCATATCCCGTCCAGTCTGGCGCCAATCCACCACCCTATTCTGCCGTACAGAATCACGGACCACCACCACCGTACTCCGCTCAGGCTCAACCCAATCCCGCATCAGGCTACCATCCACCACCACCCTACAGCCCACAGGCAGGTGTACCCAACCAGCCTCATTACGCTGGAGCTCCACCACCATACCAGGGTGGATATCCTCAGCAAGGTGTACCACCAG CTGGTGGTTATCCACAGCAGCCTGCTTTCGGTCAACCCGGCTACGGACAACCAGGATATGGCCATCCTAACTATCCTGGTGGCTACCAACAACCAGGATATCAAGGTGGTCAACCTGTTGTGAATAACTACTATGGAAATCAAGGTTCTTCCGGTGGATCAGGATGGCAGACAGCTGCTCTAGCTGGCGTTGGTGGTCTTGCCCTCTACGGTGCCTTGAAGCCGAGTGAACACAACACGATTATTATCCAGAATGGTACCAATGCAGCACCTCCTGCTGCAGCTCCCGCTGATGGTGCCgccgctgctgctgctgcaccaGCTGCAGCTGCTCCTGGAGCAGCTCCTGTAAATGGAAGCATCCCAGTCAATGGAACAGGCACAGAACCAATCTACTCAGCTCCTCTAGCTCCATACCCCATTGATTGCACTCCATACTGGAACCAGATGAACCAGATGAATCAAGCAAATCAGGCGAACCAGGCAAATCAGATGAATCAAGTTAATCAGTCATCAACATCCACATCAGCAGGCACAACCACAGCTGACGTATCAACTACGACAGAAG CCATTCCCCCACAATGCATGTACCCGCAACAGCAGCAGCCACAAATGACCAATGGGGCTCCTCTGGCTCCCTGGCCGGCAAATTATCCAGCTCCAGGTCAACCAGGGTATCAACCACCCTACCAACCTCCTGCAGATCCCTACAATCACCCTCCCCcaccaccatcatcatcattccaAAATCAACCTGTTGTACAGGCCTCAAATCCCGCCACACCAGCTAATGCCCAGCCTGTTAGCTCTTCAGTCTCAAAGACACTGTCTAGCGCTCTCCTAACCACAGTCACAATCCTCGCTGGTGTGCTCGTCCAACTCTAA
- the LOC129790374 gene encoding tetraspanin-7-like, translated as MSKHFQTEATMACMKSLLMIFNLAFWASGLAILCAGIWMQVELHKYLELNADFSNTGPYVLVGTGTLILLISSLACCCTVKGQPGLLYLYGGFLAIVFIIELSLASSLYAYKDNLSDGFERGLNQSMARYGQPGTADKTMDFDVMQAKMQCCGSHGYEDWNNLIPSSPVPRSCCRIAGKRCDTQDETQIWTQGCFHKVVAFLTINMKVIGGSAIGVTLFPLLGTVLSCVLAANINKTKYEQMA; from the exons ATGAGCAAACATTTTCAAACTGAGGCCACTATGGCGTGTATGAAGTCCCTCCTTATGATATTCAACTTGGCCTTCTGG GCTTCTGGCTTGGCAATTTTGTGTGCAGGGATTTGGATGCAGGTTGAATTGCATAAATATTTGGAATTGAATGCAGACTTCTCGAATACAGGGCCATACGTACTTGTGGGGACGGGCACCCTTATTCTTCTAATTTCCTCCCTTGCGTGCTGCTGCACCGTCAAGGGACAACCGGGTCTTCTCTATCTCTACGGAGGATTCCTTGCTATTGTCTTCATCATCGAACTCTCCCTGGCCAGCTCACTCTATGCCTACAAAGACAATCTCTCCGATGGATTTGAACGTGGACTCAATCAGAGTATGGCACGCTACGGGCAACCTGGAACAGCGGACAAGACAATGGATTTCGACGTTATGCAAGCAAAGATGCAATGCTGTGGTAGTCACGGCTACGAAGACTGGAACAACCTCATCCCATCGAGCCCCGTGCCACGCTCATGCTGTCGCATTGCCGGCAAGCGATGTGATACACAGGATGAAACACAAATTTGGACCCAGGGATGTTTCCACAAGGTTGTTGCCTTCCTTACAATCAATATGAAAGTGATCGGAGGTTCAGCCATTGGGGTTACCCTATTTCCCCTACTCGGTACTGTGCTGTCCTGCGTTCTGGCCGCTAATATAAACAAAACCAAATACGAGCAGATGGCCTAA